One genomic region from Arthrobacter sp. FB24 encodes:
- a CDS encoding ROK family glucokinase has protein sequence MHTPSPGDLPRPYRRTAAWRRRKPSGQDALAASQGFREHLRLGRKGLAIGVDIGGTKVAAGVVDADGRILSQARRSTPGNDPRAVEQVIVELVEELSRGHRIWSVGIGAAGWMDLDGGTVLFSPHLAWRNEPLRDNLQRLLRRPVLLTNDADAAAWAEWRFGAGQGQSRLVCITLGTGIGGAMVMDGRLERGRFGVAGEFGHQIIMPGGHRCECGNRGCWEQYASGNALGREARELAAANSPVAQELLKAVDGQVDRITGAIVTELAKAGDPTSRELLEDVGEWLGLGLANLAAALDPGKFVIGGGLCDAGELLVAPARKAFARNLTGRGFRPAAEIALAALGPNAGLIGAADLSRVSSRMHG, from the coding sequence ATGCACACACCTTCGCCCGGCGACCTGCCCAGACCCTACCGACGGACGGCCGCGTGGCGGCGCAGGAAGCCTTCCGGGCAGGATGCGCTGGCCGCCAGCCAGGGCTTCCGGGAGCACCTCCGGCTCGGGCGCAAAGGGTTGGCGATCGGTGTGGACATCGGAGGCACCAAGGTCGCGGCCGGTGTGGTGGACGCCGACGGCCGGATCCTCAGCCAGGCCAGGCGCTCCACACCCGGGAACGACCCCCGGGCCGTGGAACAGGTGATCGTCGAACTCGTGGAGGAGCTGAGCCGCGGCCACCGCATCTGGTCGGTGGGAATCGGCGCGGCCGGGTGGATGGACCTCGACGGCGGCACGGTGCTGTTCAGCCCGCACCTCGCGTGGCGCAACGAACCGTTGCGGGACAACCTCCAGCGACTGCTGCGCCGTCCGGTCCTGCTGACCAACGACGCCGATGCCGCCGCGTGGGCGGAATGGCGCTTTGGTGCCGGGCAGGGGCAAAGCAGGCTCGTCTGCATCACCCTGGGCACGGGGATCGGCGGTGCCATGGTGATGGACGGCCGGCTGGAACGCGGCCGCTTTGGGGTTGCGGGAGAATTCGGCCACCAGATCATCATGCCCGGCGGGCACCGTTGCGAATGCGGAAACCGCGGCTGCTGGGAACAGTATGCGTCTGGAAACGCGCTGGGCCGCGAAGCCCGCGAACTGGCTGCTGCCAATTCGCCCGTGGCGCAGGAACTCCTGAAGGCCGTGGACGGTCAGGTGGACCGCATCACCGGGGCCATCGTGACGGAACTGGCCAAGGCGGGGGACCCCACGTCCCGGGAACTGCTGGAGGACGTTGGGGAGTGGCTGGGCCTGGGGCTGGCCAACCTGGCTGCCGCGCTGGACCCTGGAAAGTTCGTCATCGGTGGAGGCCTGTGCGATGCGGGTGAACTGCTGGTGGCGCCGGCACGGAAGGCCTTTGCGCGGAACCTGACAGGGCGCGGATTCCGGCCGGCTGCCGAAATCGCGCTCGCAGCCCTGGGCCCCAACGCCGGGCTGATCGGGGCCGCAGACCTGTCCCGTGTCAGCAGCAGGATGCACGGCTGA
- a CDS encoding alpha/beta hydrolase → MSIAADHSPFSSPFTGDGPSIGVAVSHGFTGSPHGVRSWARSLADAGFAVRMPLLPGHGTSWQELARTRWQEWYSAYDKAYLELEAECDHVFTAGLSMGGALALRVAALRPVAGTIVVNPGLVIDDPRAPLAGILKLVLKSTPAIANDILKPDTDEGAYPRTPVAAAHELNKMFKDTRRLLPQITAPVRVFRSTVDHVVSDSSIVALRRGLTNARLELSALENSYHVATLDNDAAEIFSGTTDFIRTVVPGAPAPADVDASPASPEGHGR, encoded by the coding sequence ATGAGTATTGCCGCCGACCACAGCCCTTTCAGCAGTCCCTTTACCGGCGACGGTCCCTCGATCGGCGTCGCCGTTTCCCATGGCTTCACCGGAAGCCCGCACGGTGTGCGGTCATGGGCCCGCTCGCTGGCCGACGCCGGATTTGCCGTGCGGATGCCGCTCCTGCCCGGACACGGCACCAGCTGGCAGGAACTTGCCAGGACGCGTTGGCAGGAGTGGTATTCCGCCTACGACAAGGCCTACCTTGAGCTCGAAGCCGAATGCGACCACGTCTTCACGGCCGGTCTGTCCATGGGAGGGGCCCTGGCGTTGCGGGTGGCGGCATTGCGTCCCGTGGCGGGCACTATCGTGGTCAACCCCGGCCTGGTCATCGATGATCCCCGCGCGCCGCTGGCCGGCATCCTGAAGCTGGTCCTGAAAAGCACTCCTGCCATTGCCAACGACATCCTCAAGCCGGACACGGATGAAGGCGCCTACCCCCGGACACCCGTGGCCGCGGCCCACGAGCTCAACAAGATGTTCAAGGACACCAGGCGGCTGCTGCCGCAGATCACGGCACCTGTTCGCGTGTTCCGCTCCACAGTGGATCACGTGGTGTCCGACTCGAGCATCGTGGCGCTGCGCCGGGGCCTCACCAATGCCCGGCTCGAACTGAGCGCCTTGGAAAACAGCTACCATGTGGCCACCCTGGACAACGATGCCGCAGAGATTTTCAGCGGCACCACGGACTTCATCCGCACCGTGGTTCCGGGAGCACCGGCTCCGGCAGACGTGGACGCCTCGCCCGCCAGCCCCGAAGGACACGGCCGATGA
- a CDS encoding alpha/beta hydrolase, which translates to MRESSKQTVPAAFSYPGHGPNARIGVAICHGFTGSPLSVMPWALHLAEQGFAVSVPLLPGHGTHWRELARSGWREWAGAFENAYLELAGRTDACYVAGLSMGGAVALRTASRHRVAGVAVVNPGLSFYDRRVRIVGVLKYFQPTTLPIVEANPTAATTEDGDYSQTPLSAVHQLKKLFAAARRGLPRVTAPVLVFKSDTDEVVPPSSLELIRRRLGSAELRVVPLPNSGHVATLDNDAPAIFGHSTTFFHEHAPHHVSSETS; encoded by the coding sequence ATGAGAGAAAGCAGCAAACAGACTGTGCCTGCCGCTTTCAGCTACCCCGGCCACGGACCCAACGCCCGGATCGGCGTCGCCATCTGCCACGGCTTCACCGGGAGTCCGCTCAGCGTCATGCCGTGGGCACTCCACCTGGCGGAGCAAGGGTTTGCCGTCTCCGTCCCGCTCCTGCCCGGGCACGGGACCCACTGGCGCGAACTGGCCCGGTCGGGCTGGCGTGAATGGGCCGGCGCATTCGAGAACGCCTACCTTGAACTCGCGGGCCGGACCGACGCCTGTTACGTCGCCGGGCTCTCGATGGGCGGCGCTGTCGCGCTGCGCACGGCGTCACGCCACCGTGTTGCCGGTGTAGCCGTGGTCAATCCCGGACTCAGTTTCTACGACCGGCGGGTTCGTATTGTCGGCGTCCTGAAGTACTTCCAACCGACCACGCTGCCGATAGTGGAGGCCAACCCCACAGCTGCCACCACTGAGGACGGCGACTATTCGCAGACGCCGCTCTCCGCCGTCCATCAGCTGAAGAAACTGTTTGCCGCCGCCCGCCGTGGATTGCCCCGTGTGACGGCCCCGGTCCTGGTCTTCAAGTCGGACACCGACGAGGTTGTGCCGCCGTCGTCGCTCGAGCTGATCCGGAGGCGCCTGGGGTCGGCCGAACTTCGCGTGGTGCCGCTGCCCAACAGCGGCCACGTGGCCACGCTGGACAACGATGCGCCCGCGATCTTCGGGCATTCCACCACCTTCTTCCATGAGCACGCACCGCACCACGTATCCTCGGAGACATCATGA